One window of the Nocardia huaxiensis genome contains the following:
- a CDS encoding serine/threonine-protein kinase, translating to MGLQPGAVFAGFTIERLLGAGGMGAVYLAGHPRLHRQVALKVLTDTFTVDPKTRAAFDREATVAAGLDHPNIVPVYDRSGPHDPGLWLAMRYIAGGDAAALLREHPDGLDPARAVRLVTDAAHALDYAHARGVLHRDVKPANLLIEHDTRSGERALLSDFGIARTLDDTVTLSGIAASFAYAAPERFTDAPATHQADIYSLGCTLFQLLTGRQPFPRKDQAAVIGAHLTAPPPSPRVLRPDLPATLDAVIATALAKSPQDRYPTCTALAEAAASALPDGTAAALERPLRESISLAKAPVQAAAVAAPAAPAPDPAGAAFLYSSGSEDNSPPSNQGAGTTVVRAAGAEQGSLPVPDQADVPTVVRAVGAPMPGAGSTRGGTAATRRRRMAVASGALLTGVGVVIAVAFALRGNSVDAGTTPPTTSPSVVTQQVTSTTTVASATVPVTSAPTTVEAPPPVEAPPPDTYVPPVQPRQTTVAVAPRQQSPATQAPQVVPQTRSHQFGE from the coding sequence GTGGGTTTGCAGCCGGGGGCCGTGTTCGCCGGATTCACCATCGAGCGACTGCTCGGTGCGGGCGGAATGGGTGCGGTCTACCTCGCCGGACATCCGCGACTGCACCGCCAGGTCGCGCTGAAGGTGCTCACCGACACCTTCACCGTCGACCCGAAGACCCGCGCCGCCTTCGACCGCGAGGCCACCGTCGCCGCCGGGCTCGACCATCCCAATATCGTCCCCGTCTACGACCGCAGCGGCCCCCACGATCCCGGATTGTGGCTGGCCATGCGCTATATCGCGGGCGGCGACGCGGCGGCGCTGCTGCGCGAGCACCCCGACGGTCTCGATCCGGCCCGCGCGGTCCGCCTGGTCACCGACGCCGCGCACGCCCTGGACTACGCACACGCCCGCGGCGTCCTGCACCGCGACGTGAAACCCGCCAACCTGCTCATCGAACATGACACCCGATCCGGCGAACGCGCCCTGCTCAGCGACTTCGGCATCGCCCGCACCCTCGACGACACCGTCACCCTCTCCGGCATCGCCGCCAGCTTCGCCTACGCCGCCCCCGAACGCTTCACCGACGCCCCCGCCACCCACCAGGCCGACATCTACTCCCTGGGCTGCACCCTCTTCCAGCTACTCACCGGCCGACAACCCTTCCCCCGCAAGGACCAGGCCGCCGTCATCGGCGCCCACCTGACCGCCCCGCCGCCCTCCCCGCGCGTGCTGCGCCCGGACCTCCCGGCAACCCTGGACGCCGTCATAGCCACCGCCCTGGCCAAATCCCCGCAGGACCGCTACCCGACCTGCACCGCCCTCGCCGAAGCCGCGGCGAGCGCACTGCCGGACGGCACGGCAGCCGCTCTGGAAAGGCCGCTCCGAGAGTCGATTTCACTGGCAAAAGCCCCGGTTCAGGCTGCCGCGGTGGCGGCGCCGGCCGCACCGGCACCAGATCCCGCGGGTGCCGCTTTCCTGTATTCCTCAGGATCAGAAGACAATTCGCCGCCGTCGAATCAGGGTGCGGGGACGACCGTCGTCCGTGCTGCAGGAGCCGAACAGGGAAGCCTGCCGGTTCCGGATCAGGCGGACGTACCGACTGTCGTTCGTGCTGTGGGAGCGCCTATGCCGGGCGCGGGCAGCACTCGTGGTGGTACTGCGGCCACTCGACGACGGCGCATGGCAGTGGCATCAGGGGCCCTACTGACTGGTGTCGGCGTGGTGATCGCCGTGGCCTTCGCGCTCCGGGGAAACTCCGTCGACGCGGGTACCACACCGCCGACAACCTCACCGAGCGTTGTGACGCAACAGGTTACGTCGACGACCACAGTCGCCTCAGCCACTGTGCCGGTGACGTCCGCGCCGACAACGGTGGAGGCTCCGCCGCCGGTCGAAGCGCCGCCGCCGGATACCTACGTGCCGCCCGTGCAACCGCGACAGACCACCGTGGCCGTGGCTCCGCGCCAGCAGAGCCCGGCAACCCAAGCGCCACAGGTGGTTCCGCAGACGCGGTCGCACCAGTTCGGCGAGTGA
- a CDS encoding ABC transporter permease: MDTLWNYVVDHRQQLVTDSYLHVSAVVQAVLIAAVASVVIGVLVHRSPLGSAAATAAASIILTIPSFALLGILIPVLGLGVPPTITALVLYALLPILRNTIVGLTAVDPAVTDAARGMGMNRMRVLAGIELPLAWPAILAGMRVSTQLIMGILAIAAYAKGPGLGNVIFSGLERLGTPTALPQALTGTVLIILLALLLDAVLVLVGRLTTPGGIRD; encoded by the coding sequence CTGGACACGTTGTGGAACTATGTGGTTGATCATCGTCAGCAGCTGGTGACGGATTCCTACCTGCATGTTTCGGCGGTGGTGCAGGCGGTGCTGATCGCGGCGGTCGCGTCGGTGGTGATCGGGGTGCTGGTGCATCGCAGTCCGCTGGGGTCTGCCGCGGCTACGGCGGCGGCCAGCATTATCTTGACGATTCCTTCGTTCGCGCTGCTGGGGATTCTGATTCCGGTTCTCGGGCTTGGTGTTCCGCCGACGATCACGGCACTGGTGCTCTACGCGCTGCTGCCGATTCTGCGCAATACGATCGTCGGGCTGACGGCGGTGGATCCGGCGGTGACCGATGCCGCGCGCGGCATGGGCATGAACCGGATGCGGGTGCTGGCGGGGATCGAACTGCCGCTGGCCTGGCCCGCCATCCTCGCCGGGATGCGGGTGAGCACCCAGCTGATCATGGGGATTCTGGCGATCGCGGCCTATGCCAAAGGTCCCGGGCTGGGCAATGTCATCTTCTCCGGGCTCGAACGGCTCGGCACACCGACCGCCCTGCCGCAGGCCCTCACCGGAACGGTGCTGATCATCCTGCTCGCTCTGCTGCTCGACGCCGTGCTCGTACTCGTCGGCCGGCTCACCACTCCCGGGGGTATCCGTGACTGA
- a CDS encoding ABC transporter ATP-binding protein — translation MTEGAEPSGVGIVLDSVTKAYPRQRDPAVDGISMTIPAGEIVVLVGPSGCGKTTTLRMINRLIEPSSGTITIGGQDTSAVNPDRLRRGIGYSIQQAGLFPHLTVAKNIATVPGLLGWDRKRVAGRIDEMLELVGLEPDSFRNRYPRQLSGGQQQRVGVARALAADPPVLLMDEPFGAVDPITRGLLQDELLRLQAELRKTIVFVTHDFNEAVKLGDRIAVLGKGSRILQYDTPSAILAAPADATVAGFAGADAALKQLTLTRVSDVTLVECATALETEPVDSLRAAITGHGTDWGLVLDDERRPLRWVTLPQLAHASSLHDAGTPVGKGVSLRSTLQEALSALLAESTANAVVTGRRGVYAGLITIDTLVSHLSGMRSTAAGSAAGDATAEGSA, via the coding sequence GTGACTGAAGGCGCCGAACCGTCCGGGGTCGGGATCGTGCTCGACTCGGTCACCAAAGCGTATCCGCGGCAACGTGATCCGGCGGTCGATGGGATCTCCATGACCATTCCGGCCGGGGAGATCGTGGTGCTGGTCGGCCCCTCCGGCTGCGGCAAGACCACCACGCTGCGCATGATCAACCGATTGATCGAGCCCAGTTCGGGCACCATCACCATCGGCGGGCAGGACACATCGGCGGTGAATCCCGATCGGTTGCGGCGCGGGATCGGCTATTCCATTCAGCAGGCCGGGCTGTTCCCGCACCTCACGGTCGCGAAGAACATCGCGACGGTGCCGGGCCTGCTCGGCTGGGACCGCAAGCGGGTCGCCGGCCGCATCGACGAGATGCTGGAACTGGTCGGCCTGGAACCCGATTCGTTCCGCAACCGCTATCCACGCCAGCTCTCCGGCGGTCAGCAGCAGCGGGTCGGCGTCGCGCGGGCGCTGGCCGCCGACCCGCCGGTCCTGCTCATGGACGAACCGTTCGGTGCGGTCGACCCGATCACCCGCGGCCTGCTGCAGGACGAATTGCTGCGGCTGCAAGCCGAATTGCGCAAGACGATCGTGTTCGTCACCCACGATTTCAACGAGGCCGTCAAACTCGGTGACCGAATCGCCGTGCTGGGCAAGGGATCCCGCATCCTGCAATACGACACCCCGTCCGCGATCCTGGCCGCCCCCGCCGATGCGACCGTCGCGGGCTTCGCGGGCGCGGACGCGGCGCTCAAACAGCTCACCCTGACCAGGGTTTCCGATGTCACCCTGGTCGAGTGCGCCACCGCGCTGGAGACCGAACCGGTGGACTCACTGCGCGCCGCGATCACCGGCCACGGCACCGACTGGGGTCTCGTCCTCGACGACGAGCGCCGCCCGCTGCGCTGGGTCACCCTCCCCCAGCTCGCCCATGCCTCCTCACTGCACGACGCGGGAACCCCTGTGGGCAAGGGCGTTTCGCTCCGCTCCACCCTCCAGGAGGCGCTGTCCGCCCTGCTCGCGGAGAGCACCGCGAACGCGGTCGTCACCGGCCGCCGGGGCGTCTACGCGGGCCTGATCACCATCGACACGCTGGTCTCGCACCTGTCGGGAATGCGTTCCACCGCGGCAGGTTCCGCCGCCGGCGACGCGACAGCCGAGGGCTCCGCATGA